The following nucleotide sequence is from Geoalkalibacter sp..
CATCGTTCTGCTGATTTGATCCCCTGAAGCCCTTCCCGGGCACCTCTGCGCTCCCCGTCCGTCCTTTGCGCGGGAATGCATCTATATTTCCGATCCAAACGAACACTCAATCCTTCCCCGGAGGTTTTCTCATGCCGGAATTTTTCCGTCGCGCGGCGACGGCGGCGCTTGCCGTCGTGTGTCTCGCTCTTGCTCACCCCTGGACCGCCTCGGCGGATGTGTCCCCGGAAATCGGCGGGGGCTCCAAGGCCTTGACCCTGCAGGAGGCGCTGGCCGAGACCCTGCTCCACAGCCCTGATCTGCAAGCGTTCGCCCTTGAGATTAGGGCGCGCGAGGCCGAGGCGCTGCAAGCAGGCCTTCGTCCCAATCCTCTTTTGTCCCTGGAGGCCGAAAATCTGTTCGGCAGCGGTGAATTCTCCGGCGTCGACGCCGCTGAAACCACCTTGTCCGTGAGCCAGACCCTGGAGCTCGGCGGCAAGCGGGGGTTGCGCAGGGAATTGGCGGACGCCGAAACCCGTCTCGCCCAGGGCGAATACGCTCAACGCGAGGCCCAGGCCCTGGCCGTGACCACCGAGGCTTTTCTCGCGGTTCTGGTCGCCCAAGAGCGCTTGGCTCTGGCCGAGGCGCTGATCGAGCCGGCCGAGAAGATTCTGGATCAGGTCAGGGAGCGCATCGTCGCCGGAAAGACGGCCGAAACGGAGCAGTTGCGGGTACGCATCCACCTGCGCGAGTTGCAAGGCGCCCGGGAGCGATCTAAGCGCGAACTGGCGGCGGCGCGCGAGCAACTTGCCGCGCGCCTGGGACGTGACCGGGTCGATTTTGGGCCGGTGGTCGGGGATCTGGCGACCCTGTTCGCGCCGCCTCGTCCCATGGATCTGGAAAAGCATCTGGAGGTTTCTCCGGTGGTGCGGCAGCGCGCCCTGGAGAACGAACGGCGGGCCAAGCTCATGAATCTCGAGCAGGCGCGGCGGATCCCGAATGTGGATATCGAGGTCGGCGCCCGCTACCTGAGGCACGAAG
It contains:
- a CDS encoding TolC family protein, producing the protein MPEFFRRAATAALAVVCLALAHPWTASADVSPEIGGGSKALTLQEALAETLLHSPDLQAFALEIRAREAEALQAGLRPNPLLSLEAENLFGSGEFSGVDAAETTLSVSQTLELGGKRGLRRELADAETRLAQGEYAQREAQALAVTTEAFLAVLVAQERLALAEALIEPAEKILDQVRERIVAGKTAETEQLRVRIHLRELQGARERSKRELAAAREQLAARLGRDRVDFGPVVGDLATLFAPPRPMDLEKHLEVSPVVRQRALENERRAKLMNLEQARRIPNVDIEVGARYLRHEEDLALVVGLSVPLPLFDRNQGSIAAARHRLTQARTEERDAFLITRASVIAAGEELAAAHADIAALRDEILPAAHQALQAMEYGYQAGKFGLLDVLDAQRTLVEAQRAHLEALAAFHRAGVELDRLLGGQWRASAFNQTSSAFVQE